DNA sequence from the Etheostoma cragini isolate CJK2018 unplaced genomic scaffold, CSU_Ecrag_1.0 ScbMSFa_749, whole genome shotgun sequence genome:
TGTTTCACGTTTTCCACCCAAACCCCAGTTATCCAGGTGTTGGGTCTGGGAGCTCCCTATTGGCTGGGCTCAATCCCAGGGGCGGGACTAACAGCTACAGGACAGGGatccgaccaatcagagcagagctgGTATGTATAAAGCAGCTTTTGTCGTATTTTGTGCTTTGCTGTAGGTGCAAGAACAATTTTAAGAATAGTAAGAATgtgacttcttcttcttcttctttgtctacttcttcttcttcttctatcctTCCTTGATGATGTCATCATCTTAACAGCgtctgtaccccccccccccccgacgtTTCCCGGGACGCGTGCTGCGTTCAGGCTCCAACACCGCGAGCGTCTAAAGGAGACGTTATGTGTCAGTAACAGACGCCAGAGGAGCCAGAccagggggggtgggggaggggggggggtgtctctGACACCGGGGGGTTGAGAATGGGGGAGTGTCACTGACCAATGGGAGgggagtgcagatttgagtcgcgcatgctcagatttagaCGGTTTCCGACGCAACTGTCATACTGAAGttagtgaaatccatgaaataataaagttttctcattttgaacaattacagaagatgggaatcacttcagaaacgttgtagctatctatggttgatgctatgctaacgctagctcaaaacaccattcaagcctttgttgtgtttgatgctaatttgtagctaagctagcagtgaaccaacttggttaagtaggtccatttatACTGTGTTGatgttacagaagtctctcgttagcatctcgttagcatctcggaggctacttcagacgttacagaagtctctcgttagcatctcggaggctacttcagacgttatagaagtctctcgttagcatctcgttagcatctcggaggctacttcagacgctacagaagtctctcgttagcatcttgttagcatctcggaggctacttcagacgttacagaagtctctcgttagcatcttgttagcatctcgttagcatctcggaagctacttcagacgttacagaagtctctcgttagcatctcgttagcatctcggaggctacttcacacgctacagaagtctctcgttagcatctcgttagcatctcggaggctacttcagacgctacagaagcctctcgttagcatctcggaggctacttgagacgttacagaagtctcgttagcatctcgttagcatcccggaggctacttcagacgctacagaagtaTCGTTAGCTTCTCGTTAGCATCCTAAATGCTAACTAGTTGCgtaaagtgacgcatgcgcgactcaaatctgcagtGACTGATTCTGTTTGTTTCTGAGCTGAAGGCTCTCTACCCAGACCCCGCCCCCGTGCTGCTGTGATTGGCCGCCGTCGGCCGGGCGGTGGAGCCCTTTCGTCCAATGGGAAGGAAGGGGCTGGACTCAGTGGTGACGACGATGCTCGGGATCCGACCAATCGTGCTCCTCCGTCCGTGGGCCTCTGCAACTTTGGTCTGTGACAAGAGTTATTAACAGTTATGATCTCATCACTGGActtaatacatatatatataaatatgtataattatatatagtatatatatatatacacacttttAACCTTTTAATATTAGGGTACTATTAATGACACTAATTACACAAAAGTAATataattgtgttattttatatattactgtaataaatatgTTCGGCAGAAGAAATGTtcttctcactgtgtgtgtctgtctctatgtgtgtgtgtgtgtgtgtttctatgtgtgtgtttgtgtgtgtctctttgtgtgtttgtgagtgtgtgtctctttgtgtgtgtgtgtgtctctttatgtgtgtctgtctctgtgtgtgtgtgtgtctctatgtgtgtgtgtgtgtgtgtgtatgtgtgtgtgtctctatgtgtgtctctttgtgcgtttgtgtgtgtgtgtctcattgtttgtgtgtctttgtatatGTGtctcttagtgtgtgtgtgtgtgtgtctctctttgtgtgtgtgtgtctctttatgtgtgtgtgtctctatgtgtgtgtgtgtgtgtctctatgtgtgtgtgtgtgtgtgtgtgtgtgtgtgtgtctctatgtgtgacTCACGTTTGGGACGGCGGTGCGTTCACTGACCCCCGCCGCGGAGAAATCAGTGTCATAGGACGTCtgtaagaaaaagacagaaagaagattTTTACTTTGAAGGAGAAAGAAGACCTTTTACTTTGAAGGCGAAAGaagacttttactttgaaggagAAAtaagacttttactttgaaggagaaagaagacttttactttgaaggagAAAGaacacttttactttgaaggagAAAGaacacttttactttgaaggagAAAGAAGACTTTTACTTTAAAGGATAAAGaagacttttactttgaaggatAAAGaacacttttactttgaaggagAAAGaacacttttactttgaaggagAAAGaacacttttactttgaaggagCAGGAGAGACAGGAAACCAGAGCATCTCCAATCAATCACCCAAAAACCAAACAGCTGATTACGATCAAAAGAAACCGAGATCTGAGATCAAAGCTCATCATCAGATCAAAGAGATTAAGATGAAAGAAGACGCCTCGACCCACCCACGACCCAGANNNNNNNNNNNNccccccccccccccccaacagctg
Encoded proteins:
- the LOC117941437 gene encoding melanopsin-A-like, yielding MSSMGSRPASRQVSCDISRDTTELPEFQPSASFRSKMKSHDSGIFEKTSYDTDFSAAGVSERTAVPNTKVAEAHGRRSTIGRIPSIVVTTESSPFLPIGRKGSTARPTAANHSSTGAGSG